tttgcaaatgtttgtttcatttatataCCATTATTATACAGAAAGAGTTTTCTATGATAGCATTACAAAAATTCCCAGAGAATACTGGCCCAGTAAGAAATGGAATGCCCACAACTCATAGTATAGCTATATGAAAGAAATAGATCTAAACGACACGTTGGTttccaaattatattttcatacctGGAAAATATCTACTTTATAAATAGCACAAGGTTATAGTTTTCAAAGAGTAGAAAAAAGTTCTTGCATTAACATATTTTGTGTATGGTTTTTGTATCCACATTTGTGATTGCTactaaaatgtgtgttttttaaaaatgtgtattttctgaatttcattgTGCTTTTACAAGACACGTTTTTCCTTTGATGTCCATAAATGCTGAAAAGGCTCCCCTAAGGAGAATTTTAAGTGTAAGTAAGGTTGTTGGTCAGTTTAAATTATACAATTCTGAGGCATTATTTAAggtatatactgtattttttgtttgaaatctGTCAGCATTTTATTTGTATGGCAACTAAATGACTCAACCACTCATGTCTCAAATGTCAGTCTTTTTCAATTgttatttttaacaaagaaaattacatacatatatgtgttatatatgtatatatataaacttacagcaaaaatgtttaaaaatagcaaatagaTTGAGTATAGTTAAACctaataattgtatttttgtttctatgactCTGAGACAAGATTACTAGACCCTTATTCAAAGTTTCTAAATATAGGAAATAGAACATTGGACCATGCTAAAAAATGGTTCAGATTTTCTTTTGAAAGAGaagaattatttttcctcttgatCCCTAATGAAGAAGCTTTATTTGTCGAGGGGTTTTCCTTAGAAAATTGACCTAGTGTCAACTGTAAAGAAAGCACAAAGGATCCTTGGATGATTGGCCAACTTATCCAACACAGGTTTAGTAAACAGAGGATATTAAGATAAAATGTGAAATGACCTCTCTGAGTCACATTTGTTTACATAATTTCCTAGCAAACATCCAGCTTCACTGCTACCTTCAGCAatctttcctgaaatatttttaagactttGATAGACACCAATAGCTGATCTTCAGAAAGTCATCCCCAGAAgaatatgtaaaatgttacaaCTCATTTCAGAGAGTCTGCCTAGCTCTTGATATGATATATCTTTGGCATACAGTTGTGTACATTTTATCATTGACAGTGAAGAAAATAATGCCATTTGTAACTTCTGAGATATACACACAATACTATCAACTAGCCAgtttaaaaagataagaaaaataaagaaaatagaacatttttaGGTGTCTGGCAAGTATCCTCTAAATCAAGGTAAAGGTAATAGTTTAGTGGCAGTGTTCATATTTTCCTATGACTGTTAAGATTTAGATGCctcacaaaatattaatatttagacTTTTATGAAAGGTTCATTTTTCTTCTAACACTTTAGTAGCtggatacaaagaaaatatacaacagctgtttataaatgaaagaaaaaaaatccattttttatccgagtttctcatttatttgcagagaatgaaaaaaataaaaatatcctagTGTTATTTGGGCCACAGCTTACCAGTAAATCTTAAGGACTGTGTTTCAGTATGAAAAGGAAGAGCAGGAAGATTTTCTCATTCCTTCTTACTAGCAAAAGTCTAgccttcacacacacacccacacacacacacacacacacacacacagagtcatctATATAAACATGTACTTGAGTTTCTTAAACATACATGAAGCACCTTCCATTTCCTTTTATAATAAATCCCTGTTTTTGctgttcattaaaaaacaaaaaggatgaaaCAAGCTCAGGACAATCTGAAAACCAATGTCTTTAGGACACACTAAGGTGTCCTGAATTACTTTCATGAACACATTATAAAGACACACTCTCCAATCCCTATTAGGAAAAGTTTAGTCAAGTTTGCTTACTATTTGGGTGCATATACCTAAAAAGTATCATTTAGGACATTATTTAGGATAATATTATTTATGCAAGAATTGTACCACCTATTTCCAGATGGTATAACTTATTATCTGAGTGTCACATAGCAAATAGAACACAGAAAGCATAAACTGTGTCAGGAGAAATCATACGAGAAAAAGAGCATTGTCTGGTTATCAGAGTATTAGATCTCTCATTCTGGCCTTGCTAGGAAACAGATCTTTGATTCCGGAAAAGTCAACTAATTTCTATGGTCCTTTATAATATACCCATTTAAATTCCAAAAAAAGTGTATGATAAATCGCAATAATTTTAGTCACATGGATTTTaatacaaaatgtataaaatcaatttCCAAAAATTTTCTGCATATACTGAAAATGCCTGTACGAATGAGCTAACTACTATAGGCCTTCCCTAATTTATTCTATTAAATGTGGGTACTTAATGTAACCTGAAAATATTGAGCCtaactattcttttctttctttctttctttttttttttttttttttttttttggcaaaagggaaactagaaaaagactGCTTCCCCCAGAAAATTTATCAACAATAGGTGctcaattaaatgtttttaaacaatgAACAATGTCCCCTTTCGTATAAATAATCGGGGGAGAGagatttttaagtcttttttttctttttccatagccTCACTTACACAAAATATATGTTGTAAAGACACCACTTCTATAAGGAGGTATTCATTGTAGATGTACAGAAGTCAATGGAAACCTAAGTTTGCACAAGAAATAAACCAGATTATCATTCCACCCAACTGTATATTCCCACAGATGCTTAATAAAAGCTATCTGATGATATAATGAATTATCGATTCTTGAGGAAGGATATACAGTTGatgattaattttcaaaaaccATCATCCAACAAACTAAtttgttgatttaaaatttttcatattacCCTTTTGACAAtcagttgaaatttaaaaactaagagtatttaaaaatataaatgaaaatagcaTTAGCTATAGACTTATATTCAACTtcagacattaaaataaatacaagtgtGTATTAAGAGTAAAATTATGTCaacaatgtataaataaaaactaccaatgtaattaatatttcttttaacgTATCCCATCCATTGCTTTCCCTCCAAACGACAAAGGTGGCAAAAGAGGAAACAGGAGGACCTGTTTCAGAAACTGAACATATTGATTTAATTGGCTAAGAAGTCCAAATGCTAATACTCCTAATAATTAGCCATTCCTTTTGTGTTTTGGTGACATATATCCTCATACAATGTATATCAAATGGAATTTTTTGATTCACACCTGACATTTCAAAGTTTCCATTTTTGAATTCTCCTAGTCTTAAGTAAGTAGAACATTGTCTCCTTCGTTTGCTAGGCATAACATTTTCCCCAACATCTAGGGCTCCATGATGCAAAATATCATTTTGTCGATCTTCTGTTCCAgtatttactttaatttttttaattataattggaTTTTCAAATACAATCACAAAAACATCTCCTGTTGAAGGTGGTTTCCCCCAAAAGTACTCATCAACACTACTGTAAGCCTTGCTTGCTTCATAATTTTCAAACACATTCATGTTGGTGTACAGACTTGCAGGGGGGTTATCAGGAATGTCAAATGACTCCTCTTCAAAATCATCATCCTTTAGCTTATTCTCTGTCCCTTTGTATGATGAATAATAGCCCATGTGCTGAAAGAGAGATGGTTTAAAACGGATCACATTTTTCTGAGCCAACAGACCCCGGAAATGAGTCAATAGCCAATCACAAGGCATTTCttgataaaacattaataaaaaatgtGCCAAACGTGGGAGATCATGAGAATGATAGAGTTTACCAATGTAGCCAAGCTTAGAGAATTCAAGAGTTACCCAGTAAGTTCCTTCTAGGGATGCAATGACTTTCTTGATGGCAGTTAAGAAATTTTTTGAACATCGAACATCATCTTCAAGCATTACATAATAGTCAGAAGTATTGGcacaaaaattaagcagaaaagcATAATCTACATTTTGCTTTGAACGAAATTTGACTCTATCTTCTGGATCATTGTAATTTCTTTTAAGGCCATCCAGGATTGGGTAATACTCCTCTGGGGCATGTATAACCATTAATCTTCCTGCAATAATATGGTGCGCAAATTTCTGTGTAATATCCTGGACCATGGCATCACGCCAGGAAGAATTAAAGTCTGCTAGGTGGACCACCACtgaaatttccttcagttcttcaTAACTGGACTGCTCAAAAATTGACTTAATTGTCTCAAGtaaatagtttcctttttttcgCTTTACTGAAGAAAGTCCAATTGTAAGATACCCtgcaaaaaagaattcagaaagaatacaaatgtgaactagaaatacagaaaaagaaaaagagagaagatatttATTCCTTAGACTTTCTACTTATTATATATTGAGTAAATATAGTAAATGACTATGCACAGAACATTTTATGATTAAAGTAATAAGCTAAATATATAAAGGCTATAAGTGCTTggtacataatttatattttctatgaaaaatatatagcATCTTAAGCATAATAACGTATGAGTCCTATTACTGTGAACATTTATTGATGGAATTGTAAAAAGAAATGGTTTTAAGTGTTCTGCAGCTTAATACCCTCATATACGCCCATTAGAGAAGGTAGACAGGTATTTAGATAGCATGCaagttccttttaaaaataaagtaaataaaatgtttttttctcttttgcaaaaagAGAAGAGTATTCACAGTTAAGGCTGATAAACTAGTTTCaaatgatacaaaataaaaataagggtaAGTCTTTCaatcatctttaaattttttatagaacacatcacatattttcagttttcttttttcttttttgctctcaTTATTTTGTACTAGACTTCATAATTGGACTTCACAATTTTATCTTGAAATGTACTTAGTATATTAATTAGAAAGCAAACAATATTATAAGACAC
The Rhinopithecus roxellana isolate Shanxi Qingling chromosome 10, ASM756505v1, whole genome shotgun sequence DNA segment above includes these coding regions:
- the MGAT4C gene encoding alpha-1,3-mannosyl-glycoprotein 4-beta-N-acetylglucosaminyltransferase C isoform X3; protein product: MFKFHQMKHIFEILDKMRCLRKRSTVSFLGVLVIFLLFMNLYIEDSYVLEGDKQLIRETSTHQLNSERYVHTFKDLSNFSGAINVTYRYLAATPLQRKRYLTIGLSSVKRKKGNYLLETIKSIFEQSSYEELKEISVVVHLADFNSSWRDAMVQDITQKFAHHIIAGRLMVIHAPEEYYPILDGLKRNYNDPEDRVKFRSKQNVDYAFLLNFCANTSDYYVMLEDDVRCSKNFLTAIKKVIASLEGTYWVTLEFSKLGYIGKLYHSHDLPRLAHFLLMFYQEMPCDWLLTHFRGLLAQKNVIRFKPSLFQHMGYYSSYKGTENKLKDDDFEEESFDIPDNPPASLYTNMNVFENYEASKAYSSVDEYFWGKPPSTGDVFVIVFENPIIIKKIKVNTGTEDRQNDILHHGALDVGENVMPSKRRRQCSTYLRLGEFKNGNFEMSGVNQKIPFDIHCMRIYVTKTQKEWLIIRSISIWTS
- the MGAT4C gene encoding alpha-1,3-mannosyl-glycoprotein 4-beta-N-acetylglucosaminyltransferase C isoform X1; the protein is MLPRLVSSSWPQVILPPQPPKTLKLQMKRMFKFHQMKHIFEILDKMRCLRKRSTVSFLGVLVIFLLFMNLYIEDSYVLEGDKQLIRETSTHQLNSERYVHTFKDLSNFSGAINVTYRYLAATPLQRKRYLTIGLSSVKRKKGNYLLETIKSIFEQSSYEELKEISVVVHLADFNSSWRDAMVQDITQKFAHHIIAGRLMVIHAPEEYYPILDGLKRNYNDPEDRVKFRSKQNVDYAFLLNFCANTSDYYVMLEDDVRCSKNFLTAIKKVIASLEGTYWVTLEFSKLGYIGKLYHSHDLPRLAHFLLMFYQEMPCDWLLTHFRGLLAQKNVIRFKPSLFQHMGYYSSYKGTENKLKDDDFEEESFDIPDNPPASLYTNMNVFENYEASKAYSSVDEYFWGKPPSTGDVFVIVFENPIIIKKIKVNTGTEDRQNDILHHGALDVGENVMPSKRRRQCSTYLRLGEFKNGNFEMSGVNQKIPFDIHCMRIYVTKTQKEWLIIRSISIWTS
- the MGAT4C gene encoding alpha-1,3-mannosyl-glycoprotein 4-beta-N-acetylglucosaminyltransferase C isoform X2; its protein translation is MLGKDMVRFVLRKTVQRSVAKGSKRCKKRMFKFHQMKHIFEILDKMRCLRKRSTVSFLGVLVIFLLFMNLYIEDSYVLEGDKQLIRETSTHQLNSERYVHTFKDLSNFSGAINVTYRYLAATPLQRKRYLTIGLSSVKRKKGNYLLETIKSIFEQSSYEELKEISVVVHLADFNSSWRDAMVQDITQKFAHHIIAGRLMVIHAPEEYYPILDGLKRNYNDPEDRVKFRSKQNVDYAFLLNFCANTSDYYVMLEDDVRCSKNFLTAIKKVIASLEGTYWVTLEFSKLGYIGKLYHSHDLPRLAHFLLMFYQEMPCDWLLTHFRGLLAQKNVIRFKPSLFQHMGYYSSYKGTENKLKDDDFEEESFDIPDNPPASLYTNMNVFENYEASKAYSSVDEYFWGKPPSTGDVFVIVFENPIIIKKIKVNTGTEDRQNDILHHGALDVGENVMPSKRRRQCSTYLRLGEFKNGNFEMSGVNQKIPFDIHCMRIYVTKTQKEWLIIRSISIWTS